A single Venturia canescens isolate UGA chromosome 1, ASM1945775v1, whole genome shotgun sequence DNA region contains:
- the LOC122412074 gene encoding protein SERAC1 isoform X2: protein MQNEFNSRGCWFFYQVGRTTQILGSSVATNVLNLEKPQAQYIYIDHPRYKDIFMFREESKDPSTSTMEKINGHRYKITKWWKSLNRNIAYKLLSMAKNGDWDTRTKAVRTLCSMKHLKDWDYRQMAQMLDAKTAVALARVPETDLRFFLKPPYYHTKHKLYDLIEYLHLLMNKMDAMCESTHPCLVQFLNKKFRDTYREGLGFDHDLSSVGLAVTPAIIWNHELLKNCIATIHHHSSLEQCGKDIADVGGLPILIDVQKIFANNMEICILLAKIISNLSLHCEYLEDIFRSGWIGILAAWSRHPDVRLSAPASRALANLDTDENPNEKYPRRVYLLHPQHRVTNSPKLDVIFIHGLLGGVFVTWRQRDLEASSSRFVETPTAYFTSDTLHAVIGDHPQEFLKDLARDLKQREWKRIGHDYEVVLDDCPENMNARATGPFTCRGDAECMEQAEYDNTHRTQCWPRDWLPKDVSSLRVLGINYDTNLSMWNPACPFETMRATLDERSDEFAKKLPLSGVGKRPVVWVCHSMGGLLVKKMLVKEWKNGDKNGLCKNTKAIIFYSTPHRGSHVAALKHTTQMVVWPSVEVQELRQESPALMELHEDFLNMLKSYAIDIVSFSETKSTLVTALKFPFQFVTPYSADPGVGEFFEIPQNHLTICKPANRQSFLYRKVLSIVRRHVPTENSARSKKLLAKLLSWTE, encoded by the exons ATGCAGAATGAATTTAACTCTAGGGGATGCTGGTTTTTCTATCAAGTGGGACGAACAACGCAGATACTTGGCTCCTCAGTTGCTACCAATGTTCTCAATTTGGAAAAGCCCCAGGCTCAATACATCTACATCGATCACCCTCGTTACAAAG atattttcatgtttcgtgaaGAAAGCAAAGATCCGTCTACATCCACAATGGAGAAAATCAATGGTCATAGATACAAAATTACCAAATGGTGGAAATCACTCAATCGCAATATAGCTTACAAACTTTTGAGTATGGCAAAAAATGGTGACTGGGATACAAGAACCAAAGCAGTTCGTACTCTGTGTTCTATGAAACATTTGAAAG ATTGGGACTATCGTCAAATGGCTCAAATGCTTGATGCTAAAACCGCGGTGGCACTTGCGAGGGTTCCAGAGACAGAtctcagattttttttgaagccGCCTTATTATCACACGAAGCACAAACTCTAC GATCTCATCGAGTATCTTCATTTACTGATGAATAAAATGGATGCGATGTGCGAGAGTACTCATCCTTGTCTCGTACAGTtcttgaacaaaaaatttcgtgatacTTATCGC GAAGGATTGGGTTTTGATCACGATCTGTCCAGTGTCGGCCTTGCAGTCACACCGGCGATAATTTGGAATCACGAGTTGCTTAAAAACTGTATTGCAACGATTCATCATCACTCTTCGCTCGAGCAATGTGGAAAAG aTATTGCAGATGTGGGAGGACTGCCAATTCTCATTGACgttcaaaaaatctttgccAACAACATGGAAATTTGTATTCTACTTGCTAAAATAATCTCAAACTTGTCACTCCACTGTGAATATCTCGAGGATATATTCAGATCCG GGTGGATCGGTATATTGGCTGCTTGGTCTCGTCATCCTGATGTCCGGCTTTCCGCTCCTGCTTCGCGTGCTCTCGCTAACCTCGATACTGACGAAAATCCCAATGAGAAATATCCACGAAGGGTTTATCTGCTCCATCCGCAGCACAGAGTCACCAACAGCCCTAAGCTcgatgttatttttattcatggtCTTCTTGGGGGCGTTTTTGTTACCTGGAGGCAAAGAGATCTAGAAGCATCGTCATCCAGATTCGTAG AAACGCCAACAGCTTATTTCACCTCGGACACGTTACACGCTGTAATCGGTGATCATCCTCAAGAATTTCTGAAAGATTTGGCACGGGACTTGAAGCAGAGAGAATGGAAACGCATTGGTCACGATTATGAGGTCGTGCTTGATGACTGTCCGGAAAACATGAATGCTCGAgccaccggaccttttacttGTAGAGG aGATGCAGAATGCATGGAACAAGCTGAATACGATAATACTCACAGAACACAGTGCTGGCCTCGTGACTGGTTACCAAAAGACGTGTCGTCCCTTCGAGTTCTTGGAATCAATTATGACACTAATTTGTCCATGTGGAATCCGGCATGCCCTTTCGAAACCATGAG AGCAACTCTGGACGAAAGAAGCGATGAATTTGCGAAGAAACTTCCACTTTCGGGGGTTGGAAAACGCCCAGTTGTCTGGGTTTGTCATTCCATGGGGGGTCTTctggttaaaaaaatgttggtcaAAG aatggaaaaatggagATAAAAACGGTCTGTGTAAGAACACAAAAGCCATCATTTTTTACAGCACTCCACATAGAGGCTCGCATGTTGCCGCTTTAAAACATACAACTCAGATGGTCGTTTGGCCTTCTGTCGAAGTCCAGGAGCTTCGGCAAG aaTCCCCTGCTCTTATGGAACTTCACGAAGATTTCCTCAATATGTTGAAAAGTTACGCGATTGATATCGTGAGTTTCAGCGAAACAAAATCGACACTCGTTACTGCATTGAAGTTTCCTTTTCAGTTTGTTACTCCATATTCCGCTG ATCCTGGAGTTggcgaattttttgaaattcctcaGAATCATTTGACGATCTGCAAACCGGCAAACAG GCAATCCTTCTTGTACCGGAAAGTTTTGAGCATAGTAAGGCGGCACGTCCCAACAGAGAATTCTGCAAGAAGCAAGAAGCTTTTAGCCAAGTTGCTATCGTGGACAGAATGA
- the LOC122412074 gene encoding protein SERAC1 isoform X1, with protein sequence MGPHFNRRYVYYLKSIGTCTVIVGGCWFFYQVGRTTQILGSSVATNVLNLEKPQAQYIYIDHPRYKDIFMFREESKDPSTSTMEKINGHRYKITKWWKSLNRNIAYKLLSMAKNGDWDTRTKAVRTLCSMKHLKDWDYRQMAQMLDAKTAVALARVPETDLRFFLKPPYYHTKHKLYDLIEYLHLLMNKMDAMCESTHPCLVQFLNKKFRDTYREGLGFDHDLSSVGLAVTPAIIWNHELLKNCIATIHHHSSLEQCGKDIADVGGLPILIDVQKIFANNMEICILLAKIISNLSLHCEYLEDIFRSGWIGILAAWSRHPDVRLSAPASRALANLDTDENPNEKYPRRVYLLHPQHRVTNSPKLDVIFIHGLLGGVFVTWRQRDLEASSSRFVETPTAYFTSDTLHAVIGDHPQEFLKDLARDLKQREWKRIGHDYEVVLDDCPENMNARATGPFTCRGDAECMEQAEYDNTHRTQCWPRDWLPKDVSSLRVLGINYDTNLSMWNPACPFETMRATLDERSDEFAKKLPLSGVGKRPVVWVCHSMGGLLVKKMLVKEWKNGDKNGLCKNTKAIIFYSTPHRGSHVAALKHTTQMVVWPSVEVQELRQESPALMELHEDFLNMLKSYAIDIVSFSETKSTLVTALKFPFQFVTPYSADPGVGEFFEIPQNHLTICKPANRQSFLYRKVLSIVRRHVPTENSARSKKLLAKLLSWTE encoded by the exons ATGGGTCCGCATTTTAATCGGAGATATGTGTACTACCTTAAATCCATTGGTACCTGTACTGTCATAGTCGG GGGATGCTGGTTTTTCTATCAAGTGGGACGAACAACGCAGATACTTGGCTCCTCAGTTGCTACCAATGTTCTCAATTTGGAAAAGCCCCAGGCTCAATACATCTACATCGATCACCCTCGTTACAAAG atattttcatgtttcgtgaaGAAAGCAAAGATCCGTCTACATCCACAATGGAGAAAATCAATGGTCATAGATACAAAATTACCAAATGGTGGAAATCACTCAATCGCAATATAGCTTACAAACTTTTGAGTATGGCAAAAAATGGTGACTGGGATACAAGAACCAAAGCAGTTCGTACTCTGTGTTCTATGAAACATTTGAAAG ATTGGGACTATCGTCAAATGGCTCAAATGCTTGATGCTAAAACCGCGGTGGCACTTGCGAGGGTTCCAGAGACAGAtctcagattttttttgaagccGCCTTATTATCACACGAAGCACAAACTCTAC GATCTCATCGAGTATCTTCATTTACTGATGAATAAAATGGATGCGATGTGCGAGAGTACTCATCCTTGTCTCGTACAGTtcttgaacaaaaaatttcgtgatacTTATCGC GAAGGATTGGGTTTTGATCACGATCTGTCCAGTGTCGGCCTTGCAGTCACACCGGCGATAATTTGGAATCACGAGTTGCTTAAAAACTGTATTGCAACGATTCATCATCACTCTTCGCTCGAGCAATGTGGAAAAG aTATTGCAGATGTGGGAGGACTGCCAATTCTCATTGACgttcaaaaaatctttgccAACAACATGGAAATTTGTATTCTACTTGCTAAAATAATCTCAAACTTGTCACTCCACTGTGAATATCTCGAGGATATATTCAGATCCG GGTGGATCGGTATATTGGCTGCTTGGTCTCGTCATCCTGATGTCCGGCTTTCCGCTCCTGCTTCGCGTGCTCTCGCTAACCTCGATACTGACGAAAATCCCAATGAGAAATATCCACGAAGGGTTTATCTGCTCCATCCGCAGCACAGAGTCACCAACAGCCCTAAGCTcgatgttatttttattcatggtCTTCTTGGGGGCGTTTTTGTTACCTGGAGGCAAAGAGATCTAGAAGCATCGTCATCCAGATTCGTAG AAACGCCAACAGCTTATTTCACCTCGGACACGTTACACGCTGTAATCGGTGATCATCCTCAAGAATTTCTGAAAGATTTGGCACGGGACTTGAAGCAGAGAGAATGGAAACGCATTGGTCACGATTATGAGGTCGTGCTTGATGACTGTCCGGAAAACATGAATGCTCGAgccaccggaccttttacttGTAGAGG aGATGCAGAATGCATGGAACAAGCTGAATACGATAATACTCACAGAACACAGTGCTGGCCTCGTGACTGGTTACCAAAAGACGTGTCGTCCCTTCGAGTTCTTGGAATCAATTATGACACTAATTTGTCCATGTGGAATCCGGCATGCCCTTTCGAAACCATGAG AGCAACTCTGGACGAAAGAAGCGATGAATTTGCGAAGAAACTTCCACTTTCGGGGGTTGGAAAACGCCCAGTTGTCTGGGTTTGTCATTCCATGGGGGGTCTTctggttaaaaaaatgttggtcaAAG aatggaaaaatggagATAAAAACGGTCTGTGTAAGAACACAAAAGCCATCATTTTTTACAGCACTCCACATAGAGGCTCGCATGTTGCCGCTTTAAAACATACAACTCAGATGGTCGTTTGGCCTTCTGTCGAAGTCCAGGAGCTTCGGCAAG aaTCCCCTGCTCTTATGGAACTTCACGAAGATTTCCTCAATATGTTGAAAAGTTACGCGATTGATATCGTGAGTTTCAGCGAAACAAAATCGACACTCGTTACTGCATTGAAGTTTCCTTTTCAGTTTGTTACTCCATATTCCGCTG ATCCTGGAGTTggcgaattttttgaaattcctcaGAATCATTTGACGATCTGCAAACCGGCAAACAG GCAATCCTTCTTGTACCGGAAAGTTTTGAGCATAGTAAGGCGGCACGTCCCAACAGAGAATTCTGCAAGAAGCAAGAAGCTTTTAGCCAAGTTGCTATCGTGGACAGAATGA
- the LOC122412074 gene encoding protein SERAC1 isoform X3, with product MGPHFNRRYVYYLKSIGTCTVIVGGCWFFYQVGRTTQILGSSVATNVLNLEKPQAQYIYIDHPRYKDIFMFREESKDPSTSTMEKINGHRYKITKWWKSLNRNIAYKLLSMAKNGDWDTRTKAVRTLCSMKHLKDWDYRQMAQMLDAKTAVALARVPETDLRFFLKPPYYHTKHKLYDLIEYLHLLMNKMDAMCESTHPCLVQFLNKKFRDTYREGLGFDHDLSSVGLAVTPAIIWNHELLKNCIATIHHHSSLEQCGKDIADVGGLPILIDVQKIFANNMEICILLAKIISNLSLHCEYLEDIFRSGWIGILAAWSRHPDVRLSAPASRALANLDTDENPNEKYPRRVYLLHPQHRVTNSPKLDVIFIHGLLGGVFVTWRQRDLEASSSRFVETPTAYFTSDTLHAVIGDHPQEFLKDLARDLKQREWKRIGHDYEVVLDDCPENMNARATGPFTCRGDAECMEQAEYDNTHRTQCWPRDWLPKDVSSLRVLGINYDTNLSMWNPACPFETMRATLDERSDEFAKKLPLSGVGKRPVVWVCHSMGGLLVKKMLVKEWKNGDKNGLCKNTKAIIFYSTPHRGSHVAALKHTTQMVVWPSVEVQELRQGEKRTLSGKDSLGKQIPCSYGTSRRFPQYVEKLRD from the exons ATGGGTCCGCATTTTAATCGGAGATATGTGTACTACCTTAAATCCATTGGTACCTGTACTGTCATAGTCGG GGGATGCTGGTTTTTCTATCAAGTGGGACGAACAACGCAGATACTTGGCTCCTCAGTTGCTACCAATGTTCTCAATTTGGAAAAGCCCCAGGCTCAATACATCTACATCGATCACCCTCGTTACAAAG atattttcatgtttcgtgaaGAAAGCAAAGATCCGTCTACATCCACAATGGAGAAAATCAATGGTCATAGATACAAAATTACCAAATGGTGGAAATCACTCAATCGCAATATAGCTTACAAACTTTTGAGTATGGCAAAAAATGGTGACTGGGATACAAGAACCAAAGCAGTTCGTACTCTGTGTTCTATGAAACATTTGAAAG ATTGGGACTATCGTCAAATGGCTCAAATGCTTGATGCTAAAACCGCGGTGGCACTTGCGAGGGTTCCAGAGACAGAtctcagattttttttgaagccGCCTTATTATCACACGAAGCACAAACTCTAC GATCTCATCGAGTATCTTCATTTACTGATGAATAAAATGGATGCGATGTGCGAGAGTACTCATCCTTGTCTCGTACAGTtcttgaacaaaaaatttcgtgatacTTATCGC GAAGGATTGGGTTTTGATCACGATCTGTCCAGTGTCGGCCTTGCAGTCACACCGGCGATAATTTGGAATCACGAGTTGCTTAAAAACTGTATTGCAACGATTCATCATCACTCTTCGCTCGAGCAATGTGGAAAAG aTATTGCAGATGTGGGAGGACTGCCAATTCTCATTGACgttcaaaaaatctttgccAACAACATGGAAATTTGTATTCTACTTGCTAAAATAATCTCAAACTTGTCACTCCACTGTGAATATCTCGAGGATATATTCAGATCCG GGTGGATCGGTATATTGGCTGCTTGGTCTCGTCATCCTGATGTCCGGCTTTCCGCTCCTGCTTCGCGTGCTCTCGCTAACCTCGATACTGACGAAAATCCCAATGAGAAATATCCACGAAGGGTTTATCTGCTCCATCCGCAGCACAGAGTCACCAACAGCCCTAAGCTcgatgttatttttattcatggtCTTCTTGGGGGCGTTTTTGTTACCTGGAGGCAAAGAGATCTAGAAGCATCGTCATCCAGATTCGTAG AAACGCCAACAGCTTATTTCACCTCGGACACGTTACACGCTGTAATCGGTGATCATCCTCAAGAATTTCTGAAAGATTTGGCACGGGACTTGAAGCAGAGAGAATGGAAACGCATTGGTCACGATTATGAGGTCGTGCTTGATGACTGTCCGGAAAACATGAATGCTCGAgccaccggaccttttacttGTAGAGG aGATGCAGAATGCATGGAACAAGCTGAATACGATAATACTCACAGAACACAGTGCTGGCCTCGTGACTGGTTACCAAAAGACGTGTCGTCCCTTCGAGTTCTTGGAATCAATTATGACACTAATTTGTCCATGTGGAATCCGGCATGCCCTTTCGAAACCATGAG AGCAACTCTGGACGAAAGAAGCGATGAATTTGCGAAGAAACTTCCACTTTCGGGGGTTGGAAAACGCCCAGTTGTCTGGGTTTGTCATTCCATGGGGGGTCTTctggttaaaaaaatgttggtcaAAG aatggaaaaatggagATAAAAACGGTCTGTGTAAGAACACAAAAGCCATCATTTTTTACAGCACTCCACATAGAGGCTCGCATGTTGCCGCTTTAAAACATACAACTCAGATGGTCGTTTGGCCTTCTGTCGAAGTCCAGGAGCTTCGGCAAGGTGAAAAAAGGACTTTAAGTGGCAAAGATTCTCTAGGAAAACA aaTCCCCTGCTCTTATGGAACTTCACGAAGATTTCCTCAATATGTTGAAAAGTTACGCGATTGA